A window of Conger conger chromosome 13, fConCon1.1, whole genome shotgun sequence contains these coding sequences:
- the LOC133108707 gene encoding olfactory receptor 4B13-like: MDNSTEIVFVLHGLNETMSNKRTYFVVTLLVYLFTILVNLTLIATIILEKTLHEPMFFFLCNLCVNGIFGASTFYPKILVDLLSVLNVTAYKACLAQIFVIYSYVFCEYTTLAVMAYDRYVAICKPLNYHSIITHRKVGNLLFFTWLFSISETVILVGLTVRLPLCGFNIDKLYCINWAVVKLSCVDTTINNIYGYILMLFHVAQAVVILVSYINIVRISMRSQEGRNKFMQTCLPHLISLTNFTIALVFDIMYARYGSRSRLQALRNFMSLEYLVVPPLLNPLIYGLNLNQIRRRVFRVCSQKIQNLK, from the coding sequence ATGGACAATTCAACTGAAATAGTATTTGTTCTACACGGACTGAACGAGACGATGTCAAACAAACGCACATACTTTGTCGTCACTCTTCTCGTTTACCTTTTTACAATTCTAGTGAATCTGACTTTGATTGCGACAATTATTTTGGAGAAGACGCTCCATGagcccatgtttttttttctgtgtaacTTGTGTGTAAATGGGATATTTGGTGCGTCTACATTTTATCCAAAAATATTGGTGGACCTTTTATCCGTCTTGAATGTTACTGCGTATAAAGCTTGCCTAGCTCAAATTTTTGTAATATACAGCTATGTATTTTGCGAATATACTACGTTAGCTGTGATGGCTTATGACAGGTATGTCGCGATATGCAAGCCGCTCAATTACCACTCCATCATCACGCATCGGAAGGTCGggaatttgttgtttttcacgtggctgttttccatttctGAAACAGTTATTTTAGTGGGCTTGACAGTCAGACTACCCCTCTGTGGATTTAATATCGACAAGCTTTATTGCATAAACTGGGCAGTGGTAAAGCTGTCATGTGTAGATACCACTATCAACAACATATACGGGTACATTCTTATGCTTTTTCACGTTGCACAAGCAGTGGTGATCTTGGTTTCCTATATTAATATCGTCAGAATATCAATGAGATCACAGGAAGGACGGAATAAGTTCATGCAGACCTGTTTGCCCCATTTAATATCATTGACTAATTTCACGATCGCACTCGTTTTTGACATCATGTACGCTCGCTATGGCTCCCGCAGCCGTTTACAGGCTCTCCGCAATTTCATGTCCCTGGAATATCTCGTTGTGCCACCGCTTCTGAACCCCCTCATCTATGGTCTGAATCTGAACCAGATCCGCCGGagagtctttagagtttgcagccAGAAAATACAAAATCTAAAGTGA